In a genomic window of Suricata suricatta isolate VVHF042 chromosome 12, meerkat_22Aug2017_6uvM2_HiC, whole genome shotgun sequence:
- the QTRT1 gene encoding queuine tRNA-ribosyltransferase catalytic subunit 1: MAAAVSPTSVESAPRIMKLVAECSRSRARAGELRLPHGPVATPVFMPVGTQATMKGITAEQLDALGCRICLGNTYHLGLRPGPELIQKAHGLHGFMNWPHNLLTDSGGFQMVSLVSLSEVTEEGVRFRSPYDGDESLLSPEKSVEIQNALGSDIIMQLDDVVSSTVTGPRVEEAMYRSIRWLDRCIAAHQHPDKQNLFAIIQGGLDADLRATCLEEMTKRDVPGFAIGGLSGGESKGQFWRMVALSTSRLPKDKPRYLMGVGYATDLVVCVALGCDMFDCVFPTRTARFGSALVPTGNLQLKKKQYEKDFRPIDPECACPTCQKHSRAFLHALLHSDNTAALHHLTVHNIAYQLQLMSAVRASIVEKRFPDFVQDFMGTMYGDPTLCPAWATEALASVGITLR, from the exons ATGGCGGCAGCAGTTAGCCCGACGTCGGTGGAATCTGCGCCCCGGATAATGAAGCTGGTGGCCGAGTGCAGCCGATCGAGGGCCCGAGCAGGGGAGCTGCGGCTGCCGCACGGGCCGGTGGCCACTCCCGTGTTCATGCCAGTGGGCACGCAGGCCACTATGAAGGGCATCACGGCCGAGCAGCTGGACGCGCTGGGGTGCCGCATCTGTCTGGGCAACACCTACCATCTGGGCCTGAGGCCG GGCCCCGAGCTGATCCAGAAGGCACACGGTCTCCACGGCTTCATGAACTGGCCCCACAATCTGCTGACG GACAGCGGCGGCTTCCAGATGGTGTCTCTGGTGTCCCTGTCCGAGGTGACAGAGGAAGGCGTCCGCTTCCGCTCCCCTTACGACGGCGACGAGTCCCTTCTGAGCCCCGAGAAGTCCGTGGAGATCCAGAACGCTCTAG GCTCAGACATTATCATGCAGCTGGACGACGTGGTCAGTAGCACTGTGACAGGGCCCCGCGTGGAGGAGGCCATGTACAG GTCAATCCGCTGGCTGGACCGGTGCATTGCAGCCCACCAACATCCTGACAAGCAGAACCTCTTTGCCATCATCCAGGGGGGGCTAGACGCGGATCTCCGGGCCACCTGCCTCGAAG AGATGACCAAGAGGGACGTGCCGGGCTTCGCCATCGGGGGCCTGAGTGGGGGCGAGAGCAAGGGCCAGTTCTGGAGGATGGTGGCTCTGAGCACCTCGAGGCTGCCTAAGGACAAGCCACGATACCTGATGGGGGTCGG CTACGCCACTGATCTGGTGGTCTGCGTGGCTCTCGGATGTGACATGTTCGACTGCGTCTTCCCCACGAGGACGGCG CGCTTTGGCTCCGCCTTGGTGCCCACCGGGAACCTGCAGCTGAAGAAGAAGCAGTATGAGAAGGACTTCCGGCCCATAGACCCCGAATGTGCCTGTCCTACCTGCCAGAA GCACAGTCGGGCCTTCCTGCACGCGCTGCTCCACAGCGACAACACGGCTGCCCTGCACCACCTCACAGTCCACAACATCGCCTACCAG CTGCAGCTGATGAGCGCAGTGCGCGCCAGCATCGTGGAGAAGCGCTTCCCTGACTTCGTGCAGGACTTCATGGGCACCATGTATGGGGACCCCACCCTCTGTCCCGCCTGGGCCACCGAGGCCCTGGCCTCTGTGGGAATCACGCTGCGTTGA